The following are encoded together in the Iodobacter fluviatilis genome:
- the hemB gene encoding porphobilinogen synthase, which translates to MHSNRLFPTTRLRRMRHDDFSRRMMRENHLTANNLILPVFVLDGTNRTEAIASMPGVSRQSLDQLFYTAEQAVKLGVPALALFPVIEQDLKTLDAAEAWNPNGLVPRVVRELKARFPELGLISDGALDPYTIHGQDGIIDANGYVLNEETVAALIQQALCHAEAGVDIIAPSDMMDGRIGAIRKALDADDFINTRIMAYSAKYASAFYGPFRDAVGSAANLGKADKKTYQMDPANLNEALHEVALDLAEGADMVMVKPGMPYLDVVRRVKDEFAAPTFVYQVSGEYAMIKAAVQNGWLNEEAVVLESLMGFKRAGADGILTYYALDAARWLAGK; encoded by the coding sequence ATGCATAGCAATCGCTTGTTCCCTACTACCCGTTTACGCCGTATGCGCCATGATGATTTCTCGCGCAGGATGATGCGCGAAAATCATTTAACTGCGAACAATCTGATTTTGCCGGTGTTTGTTTTAGATGGGACAAATCGCACTGAGGCGATTGCATCTATGCCAGGGGTCAGTCGCCAGAGTCTGGATCAGCTATTTTATACCGCCGAGCAAGCAGTCAAGCTGGGTGTGCCTGCTCTGGCATTGTTCCCTGTTATTGAGCAAGATTTAAAAACGCTGGATGCGGCTGAGGCCTGGAACCCGAATGGCTTAGTACCACGCGTAGTGCGTGAGTTAAAAGCGCGTTTTCCGGAGCTAGGTTTGATTTCAGATGGTGCGCTTGACCCATATACCATACATGGTCAGGACGGTATTATTGATGCCAATGGCTATGTGCTAAATGAAGAAACCGTGGCTGCACTGATACAGCAAGCGCTTTGCCATGCTGAGGCGGGCGTCGATATCATTGCGCCATCGGACATGATGGATGGTCGTATTGGTGCGATTCGCAAGGCTTTGGATGCTGATGATTTTATCAACACTCGCATCATGGCCTACTCGGCAAAATACGCATCGGCATTTTACGGCCCTTTCCGCGATGCCGTGGGTTCAGCCGCTAATCTGGGCAAGGCTGATAAAAAGACTTACCAGATGGACCCTGCCAATCTGAACGAAGCCTTGCACGAAGTAGCGCTCGATTTGGCAGAAGGCGCTGATATGGTGATGGTGAAGCCGGGCATGCCTTACCTAGATGTAGTGCGCCGCGTGAAAGATGAATTTGCCGCGCCGACTTTTGTTTATCAGGTATCTGGCGAATACGCCATGATCAAAGCCGCAGTGCAAAACGGCTGGCTGAATGAAGAAGCGGTGGTGCTGGAAAGCTTAATGGGCTTTAAACGCGCCGGTGCAGATGGGATTTTGACTTACTACGCATTGGATGCGGCTAGGTGGTTGGCAGGGAAGTGA
- a CDS encoding D-amino acid dehydrogenase produces the protein MQVIVIGAGVVGVATAHYLRAAGCEVTVLEQLDGPATETSFANAGQVSPGYAAPWAAPGIPWKAVKWLTQPHSPLKIRPDGSLFQLSWMARMLANCTHAAYERNKGRMVPLAEYSRDCLRDLREELDLQYEQRSLGTLQVFRTAKQLEAAQRDSDILSAIGVPNHLLDAQGLIDVEPALARVPGKLVGALQLPNDETGDCKIFTDELAARCEAAGVVFRYGVTVERLIAANQQVRQVQLKGGEILDADHVVLAAGCTSRALALPLGLDLPVYPVKGYSLTIPLKNADAAPRSTVLDESYKIALTRFDSRLRVGGMAEVAGYDRHLDMNRVATLAMVTNDLFPDAGDTSKGEPWTGLRPMTPDGTPLVGGTSYPNLWLNTGHGTLGWTMACGSGRVLADLITNKKTEIESSGLALARY, from the coding sequence ATGCAAGTGATTGTAATCGGAGCTGGCGTTGTCGGCGTAGCAACTGCGCACTACCTGCGCGCAGCGGGATGCGAAGTCACCGTACTAGAACAACTAGACGGGCCTGCAACCGAAACGAGCTTTGCTAATGCGGGGCAGGTATCTCCTGGATACGCTGCTCCTTGGGCTGCGCCGGGCATCCCATGGAAAGCCGTTAAATGGCTGACTCAGCCCCATTCCCCACTTAAAATTCGCCCTGATGGCAGCTTGTTTCAGCTGTCGTGGATGGCAAGAATGCTAGCTAATTGCACCCATGCAGCTTACGAGCGTAATAAAGGCCGTATGGTGCCCTTGGCTGAATATAGCCGCGATTGCCTGCGCGATTTGCGTGAAGAGCTAGATCTCCAGTATGAGCAACGCAGCTTAGGCACTTTGCAGGTTTTCCGCACAGCCAAGCAGCTTGAAGCCGCTCAACGCGATTCAGATATCCTGAGCGCGATCGGTGTGCCGAATCATTTGCTGGATGCGCAAGGCTTGATCGATGTAGAGCCAGCGCTGGCGAGGGTGCCGGGTAAATTAGTTGGCGCTTTGCAATTGCCCAATGATGAAACGGGCGATTGCAAAATATTTACCGACGAGCTGGCAGCGCGTTGTGAAGCCGCCGGTGTGGTGTTTCGCTACGGCGTGACGGTTGAGCGCTTGATTGCTGCAAATCAGCAAGTTCGCCAAGTACAGCTTAAAGGCGGGGAAATCCTCGATGCCGATCATGTGGTGCTGGCCGCAGGCTGCACATCACGCGCCTTGGCTTTGCCGCTGGGTCTGGATTTACCGGTTTATCCGGTGAAGGGTTATTCGCTGACTATTCCTCTGAAAAACGCCGATGCCGCACCACGCTCTACCGTACTGGATGAGAGCTATAAAATTGCGCTGACTCGTTTTGATTCACGCCTGCGTGTGGGAGGCATGGCCGAAGTAGCGGGTTACGATCGGCATTTGGATATGAACCGCGTTGCTACGCTGGCGATGGTCACCAATGATCTGTTCCCTGATGCGGGGGACACCAGCAAGGGTGAGCCTTGGACGGGTTTACGCCCTATGACACCGGATGGCACTCCGCTGGTGGGCGGTACGTCTTATCCTAATCTGTGGCTGAACACTGGCCACGGCACATTAGGCTGGACGATGGCTTGCGGCTCTGGCCGTGTGTTGGCTGATTTGATCACCAATAAAAAAACAGAAATCGAAAGTAGCGGCTTGGCTTTGGCGCGTTATTGA
- a CDS encoding TetR/AcrR family transcriptional regulator, whose translation MAKPITRQQLIEQATALFRMKGYAATSIGEIVQACGISKGSLYHHFASKEALGLAALLELETYFDEHIFAQINPHQPATSLAAFNLAIEEFFWQHSNGCLLANLSLEISGGEGPFKQGILDFFSKWQSCYYQAFNAFYPSNKAKALSEDALAIVQGCVLMYRINGNIEPLQRQQQALLRLCA comes from the coding sequence ATGGCAAAGCCAATCACTAGGCAGCAACTCATCGAGCAAGCCACCGCCCTTTTCAGAATGAAAGGCTATGCAGCGACCAGCATTGGTGAAATTGTCCAAGCCTGCGGTATTAGCAAGGGCAGCCTCTACCATCACTTTGCCAGCAAAGAAGCGCTGGGCTTAGCCGCCTTGCTTGAACTAGAAACCTATTTTGATGAGCATATCTTTGCCCAAATCAACCCTCATCAGCCCGCCACCAGCCTAGCTGCGTTTAATTTGGCGATTGAGGAATTCTTTTGGCAGCACTCAAATGGCTGTTTACTCGCCAATTTAAGCTTAGAAATAAGTGGGGGGGAAGGGCCTTTTAAGCAGGGTATTCTAGATTTTTTCAGTAAGTGGCAAAGCTGCTACTACCAAGCATTCAACGCTTTTTACCCTAGCAATAAAGCCAAAGCACTGAGCGAAGATGCGCTTGCCATCGTACAAGGCTGCGTTTTGATGTATCGCATCAACGGCAATATCGAGCCGCTACAGCGCCAACAGCAAGCATTACTAAGACTCTGCGCTTAA
- a CDS encoding HPP family protein: protein MDKRTLKHALLAGSGGFLAILLLASLSQFGMAALIMAPFGASCVLLFALPDAPLSQPRNVIGGHLISASLGFAFYTLAPNTPFFAALAVGVAIAAMVLSKTTHPPAGANPLLFFLTAKPLSAWFLLTPVASGAILLVLIATLYHRITGKAYPAMSKI from the coding sequence ATGGATAAACGAACTTTAAAACATGCGCTGCTAGCCGGATCAGGTGGATTTTTAGCGATTTTACTACTCGCCAGCCTTAGTCAATTTGGCATGGCTGCTTTAATCATGGCACCATTTGGCGCTTCTTGTGTGCTGCTGTTTGCACTTCCGGACGCGCCACTATCACAGCCGCGAAACGTGATTGGTGGGCATTTAATCAGCGCCAGCTTAGGCTTTGCCTTCTATACGCTCGCCCCTAACACGCCTTTTTTTGCCGCACTAGCCGTTGGGGTTGCCATTGCTGCCATGGTTCTAAGCAAAACCACTCACCCACCCGCAGGGGCCAATCCACTGCTATTTTTTCTAACTGCCAAGCCATTAAGTGCGTGGTTTTTACTCACTCCCGTTGCCAGCGGAGCTATCCTACTGGTGCTGATCGCCACGCTTTACCACCGCATAACGGGAAAGGCTTACCCTGCAATGAGTAAAATTTAA
- a CDS encoding GNAT family N-acetyltransferase, with protein sequence MELEWRWFGLADFDPLTLYAYLKLRQDVFIVEQNCVYPDMDQYDAVSQHLLGLDENGRVLASLRLVPPGLKYAEPSIGRVITHPDARRGGTGSKLVNEGLRMSSQLYPQQGHRIGAQAHLKGFYALFGFVTIGQEYLEDDIPHIDMLIEAA encoded by the coding sequence ATGGAATTGGAATGGCGTTGGTTTGGTTTGGCTGATTTTGATCCGCTCACTCTTTATGCTTATTTAAAATTACGCCAAGACGTGTTTATTGTTGAGCAAAACTGCGTGTATCCCGATATGGACCAATACGATGCCGTTTCTCAACATTTGCTGGGTTTGGATGAAAATGGCCGAGTCTTAGCTAGCTTGCGTCTCGTACCTCCGGGGCTTAAATATGCCGAGCCATCGATAGGTCGAGTGATTACCCATCCAGATGCAAGGCGCGGTGGTACGGGGTCTAAGCTGGTTAATGAGGGCTTGCGGATGTCTAGCCAGCTTTATCCTCAGCAAGGCCACCGTATTGGTGCGCAAGCGCATTTAAAGGGTTTTTACGCTTTGTTTGGCTTTGTAACGATTGGGCAGGAGTATTTAGAAGACGATATTCCGCATATCGATATGCTGATTGAGGCAGCTTAA
- the argH gene encoding argininosuccinate lyase produces MQDQGKKMWSGRFNEPVTELVKRYTASVDFDKRMAEVDIQGSLAHATMLNKVGVLSIEDLKSIQGGMADILNEIREGTFEWSLDLEDVHMNIERRLTQMIGDAGKRLHTGRSRNDQVATDIRLYLRGAIDLLVGLIHELQASLIDLAEKNASTVMPGFTHLQVAQPVTFGHHMMAYVEMLGRDAERFIDARKRVNRLPLGSAALAGTTYPIDREYTAKLLGFDEVCQNSLDAVSDRDFAIEFTAAAALVMTHLSRLSEELILWMSPRYGFIDIADRFCTGSSIMPQKKNPDVPELVRGKTGRVNGSLISLLTLMKGQPLAYNKDNQEDKEPLFDTVDTLTDTLRIYADMMRGITVKPEAMVRAVKQGFSTATDLADYLVKRGIPFRDAHEAVALAVRYAEQKHKDLGDLQLVELQSFSPLIGEDIFEVLTLEGSLNARNHVGGTAPFQVLVQIAKWREKLGC; encoded by the coding sequence ATGCAAGATCAGGGCAAAAAGATGTGGTCTGGCCGTTTTAACGAGCCGGTTACCGAACTCGTTAAGCGTTATACCGCCTCAGTAGATTTTGATAAACGCATGGCTGAAGTGGATATTCAAGGCTCTTTAGCGCACGCCACCATGCTGAATAAAGTGGGTGTGTTATCGATTGAAGACCTGAAATCGATTCAGGGCGGCATGGCCGATATCCTGAATGAAATCCGTGAAGGCACGTTTGAATGGAGCCTAGATTTAGAAGACGTGCACATGAATATCGAGCGCCGTCTGACGCAAATGATAGGCGATGCGGGTAAACGCTTGCACACTGGCCGTAGCCGTAATGATCAGGTTGCCACTGATATCCGCTTGTATTTGCGCGGCGCTATCGATTTGCTAGTGGGTTTGATTCACGAGTTACAAGCATCGCTGATCGATCTGGCTGAAAAAAACGCCTCTACCGTGATGCCAGGCTTCACCCATTTGCAAGTGGCTCAGCCAGTTACCTTTGGCCACCATATGATGGCTTACGTAGAAATGCTGGGCCGTGACGCTGAGCGTTTTATTGATGCGCGTAAACGTGTGAATCGCTTACCGCTTGGCTCGGCGGCATTGGCGGGTACCACTTATCCAATTGATCGCGAATACACCGCTAAATTGCTGGGCTTTGACGAAGTCTGCCAAAACTCGCTTGATGCGGTATCTGATCGCGATTTTGCGATTGAATTTACTGCAGCCGCTGCGCTGGTGATGACACATCTATCGCGTTTATCTGAAGAGCTGATCCTTTGGATGAGCCCACGTTACGGCTTTATTGATATTGCCGATCGCTTTTGTACCGGCAGCTCTATCATGCCGCAAAAGAAAAACCCGGATGTACCAGAGCTGGTGCGTGGTAAAACTGGTCGAGTCAATGGCAGCTTGATTTCACTGCTCACTTTAATGAAAGGTCAGCCGCTGGCTTACAATAAAGATAATCAAGAAGATAAAGAACCGCTATTTGATACAGTAGACACCCTGACTGATACGCTCAGAATTTATGCAGATATGATGCGCGGAATTACCGTAAAGCCAGAAGCCATGGTGCGTGCGGTGAAGCAGGGCTTCTCCACCGCAACTGATCTGGCAGATTACCTAGTTAAGCGTGGTATTCCTTTCCGCGATGCGCATGAGGCCGTGGCTTTGGCCGTGCGATATGCTGAGCAAAAACATAAAGACCTTGGTGATTTGCAATTGGTAGAGCTGCAAAGTTTTTCGCCGCTGATCGGCGAAGATATCTTTGAAGTGCTAACGCTAGAAGGTTCTTTAAATGCACGCAACCACGTGGGCGGCACTGCGCCGTTCCAAGTCTTAGTGCAAATTGCCAAATGGCGTGAAAAGCTAGGCTGCTAG
- a CDS encoding SPOR domain-containing protein, with protein MKKTTRSSNNPNGRKSGGGGSLLTGLLIGLFGGVAVAVAVAVFLNRSANPFAGKASTTPADAISSAPPGVAPQQPEVLSPGGKNDVVIVTPVPTASTVKSDNGERFDFYKMLPELADKKTAEVAKPVEPKKPEASPPVKVEVPKGAYLQIGAFQNEQDADNLKAKLALLGVEARIQTSDVPSKGIWHRVRLGPFNSSNELENARSQLKSNGVDSAVVK; from the coding sequence ATGAAAAAAACAACACGCAGCAGCAACAATCCTAATGGTCGCAAAAGCGGCGGAGGTGGATCATTGCTCACAGGCTTACTCATAGGCCTATTTGGCGGTGTTGCAGTAGCCGTAGCGGTGGCCGTATTTTTAAACCGCAGTGCCAATCCTTTTGCAGGAAAAGCCAGCACAACCCCAGCAGATGCGATCTCCTCTGCGCCACCCGGTGTTGCGCCGCAGCAGCCAGAGGTCCTTTCGCCTGGCGGAAAGAATGACGTAGTCATTGTTACTCCAGTACCAACCGCATCCACAGTAAAAAGTGACAATGGGGAACGATTTGACTTTTATAAGATGCTGCCGGAACTTGCAGACAAAAAAACTGCCGAAGTCGCTAAGCCGGTAGAACCTAAAAAGCCAGAAGCCAGCCCACCAGTAAAAGTAGAAGTCCCTAAAGGGGCTTATTTACAAATTGGCGCATTCCAAAATGAGCAAGATGCAGATAACCTTAAAGCCAAGCTGGCTTTACTGGGCGTTGAAGCCCGTATCCAAACCAGCGATGTTCCAAGCAAAGGGATTTGGCACCGTGTTCGTCTTGGGCCATTTAACTCTAGCAATGAATTAGAAAACGCCCGCTCACAACTCAAATCCAATGGCGTCGATAGCGCCGTGGTTAAATAA
- a CDS encoding thiol:disulfide interchange protein DsbA/DsbL has translation MLNTWLKRLLISTTLLAASLAHAEIREGVEYKKMAKPQAVAVAGKSEVIEFFWYGCPHCFTVAPYVEDWASKLPANVNFRRIHVAWPGRSDMEGHAKIFIALQAMGLEGKQQLAVMTAVQKDRIELRKEDVLFDWVKKQGIDVEKFKAQYNSFSSSANMNKLAKMTRDYQVDGVPMFVVNGKYVTSPAMVGKEDGTITQVINELLAKDKPAVANPKKK, from the coding sequence ATGTTGAATACTTGGCTCAAACGCTTACTTATCTCTACTACTCTTTTGGCCGCCAGCCTTGCCCACGCAGAAATCCGTGAAGGTGTTGAATATAAAAAAATGGCTAAGCCACAAGCTGTTGCAGTGGCTGGCAAAAGTGAAGTCATCGAGTTCTTTTGGTATGGATGCCCACACTGCTTTACCGTAGCCCCTTATGTGGAAGACTGGGCAAGTAAATTACCGGCCAATGTTAATTTCCGCCGCATACACGTTGCATGGCCAGGCCGTAGCGATATGGAAGGCCACGCTAAAATCTTTATCGCCCTACAAGCCATGGGTTTAGAAGGCAAGCAACAGCTAGCCGTAATGACCGCGGTACAAAAAGATCGCATTGAATTACGTAAAGAAGATGTATTGTTTGATTGGGTCAAAAAACAAGGCATCGATGTAGAAAAATTCAAAGCCCAATACAACTCATTTAGCAGCAGCGCCAATATGAATAAACTGGCGAAAATGACACGCGATTACCAAGTTGATGGCGTACCCATGTTTGTGGTGAATGGAAAATACGTGACCAGCCCAGCAATGGTTGGCAAGGAAGACGGCACCATCACTCAAGTAATTAATGAGCTGCTTGCCAAAGATAAACCTGCAGTGGCTAATCCTAAAAAGAAATAA
- a CDS encoding M14 family metallopeptidase: MLKISSQFDSGAIEVVSLADAQNIHLKIRSDNASPFSQWFHFRLLGAKDQDCVIHFDNAASSAYPDGWPDYNAVASYDTENWFRVASDYDGQTLRIHHRPERESVFYAYFEPYSWERHMRLIGEAVEASPLCELVHLGSTLDGRDMDLLRVGVEMPGKKKIWITARQHPGETMAEWFVEGLLETLLDPENSVARVLLEKAVFYIVPNMNPDGSVRGNLRTNAAGANLNREWATPTMERSPEVFLVRQMMLETGIDAFLDVHGDEAIPHNFVAGCDDNTSFSAHQASLQDAFKASWLATCPDFQTEFGYEKGKFGPETLTIGTNWVGDAFDCLAYTIEMPFKDTAKRPLPEVGWNGERSRQFGASVLLPLLAVVDQLR; this comes from the coding sequence ATGCTAAAAATCTCCAGCCAGTTTGATTCTGGCGCTATTGAAGTTGTCAGCCTTGCTGATGCTCAGAATATCCATTTAAAGATCCGCAGCGATAACGCTTCGCCATTTAGCCAGTGGTTTCACTTCCGTCTGCTTGGCGCTAAAGACCAAGACTGTGTGATTCATTTTGATAATGCGGCTAGCAGCGCTTATCCAGATGGTTGGCCTGATTACAATGCCGTAGCCAGCTACGACACCGAAAACTGGTTCCGCGTGGCCAGTGATTACGATGGTCAAACTTTGCGTATCCATCACCGCCCAGAGCGTGAATCGGTGTTCTACGCTTATTTCGAGCCTTACTCATGGGAGCGCCATATGCGCTTGATTGGTGAGGCCGTTGAAGCAAGCCCGCTGTGCGAGTTGGTGCATTTAGGCAGTACGCTGGATGGTCGAGATATGGATTTGCTGCGCGTTGGTGTAGAAATGCCTGGCAAGAAAAAGATCTGGATTACCGCCCGTCAGCATCCGGGTGAAACCATGGCCGAGTGGTTTGTGGAAGGTCTGCTGGAAACTCTGCTCGACCCAGAAAATAGCGTAGCCCGTGTGCTGCTAGAAAAAGCAGTGTTCTATATTGTGCCCAATATGAATCCGGACGGCAGCGTGCGCGGTAATTTGCGTACCAATGCAGCGGGGGCCAATTTAAACCGCGAATGGGCAACGCCAACGATGGAGCGCAGCCCAGAAGTATTCCTTGTGCGCCAGATGATGCTAGAAACCGGTATCGATGCCTTCCTCGATGTGCACGGTGACGAAGCGATTCCGCATAATTTTGTGGCGGGTTGTGATGACAATACGTCTTTCTCTGCACATCAAGCCAGCTTGCAAGACGCTTTTAAAGCTTCATGGCTTGCGACTTGCCCTGATTTTCAGACTGAATTTGGCTACGAAAAAGGCAAATTTGGCCCAGAAACACTAACTATCGGTACCAACTGGGTAGGCGATGCCTTTGATTGCTTGGCTTATACCATCGAAATGCCATTCAAAGACACCGCCAAACGTCCATTGCCCGAAGTAGGCTGGAACGGTGAGCGCAGTCGTCAGTTTGGCGCTAGCGTATTACTGCCTTTGTTGGCGGTGGTAGATCAGCTGCGTTAA
- a CDS encoding Gfo/Idh/MocA family protein, with protein MTIRFGIIGTGHIANRFAQGLALIPEQAQLAAVWNRNQAKAAAFADQYGGVVLQSVDDLLTSDIDAVYIATPHTSHAEYCIAAMRAGKAVLCEKPAATSLAELERVLDVATQTGQLFMEAMKPGFYPLYQALREHLLIDPIGPIAFVRCGFANPNVAPDHAVLKPEMAGGGLLDIGIYGAFLAADWLGGVQNVQALGRLNGGVDTFASINSQHSGGISQLYCGLDLAGSGEAMLAGPDGHVVLDERWWNPTTATIFYKDGRKVRLEAPPVGSGLQYETAHFCHLLTTGQSESPLMPYAHSRAMIAMMDAARAGLSLVYPFEATGS; from the coding sequence ATGACTATTCGTTTTGGGATTATCGGTACTGGCCATATCGCCAATCGCTTTGCTCAGGGCTTAGCTTTGATTCCTGAGCAGGCCCAGCTTGCTGCTGTGTGGAACCGCAATCAGGCTAAGGCAGCCGCTTTTGCTGATCAGTATGGCGGGGTGGTGCTTCAAAGCGTAGATGATTTGCTCACCAGCGATATCGATGCGGTGTATATCGCTACGCCCCATACTAGCCATGCTGAGTACTGCATTGCAGCGATGAGGGCGGGTAAGGCGGTACTGTGTGAGAAGCCTGCGGCCACCAGCCTTGCCGAGCTGGAACGTGTGCTGGACGTGGCGACTCAAACCGGCCAATTATTTATGGAAGCAATGAAGCCGGGGTTTTATCCGCTGTATCAGGCGCTGCGTGAGCACTTATTGATCGACCCAATCGGCCCGATTGCTTTTGTGCGTTGCGGCTTTGCCAATCCGAATGTAGCGCCAGATCACGCCGTGCTAAAGCCCGAAATGGCGGGTGGTGGCCTGCTGGATATCGGTATTTATGGCGCGTTTTTAGCGGCGGATTGGCTGGGTGGCGTGCAGAATGTGCAGGCTTTGGGGCGGCTTAATGGTGGTGTGGATACTTTTGCCAGCATCAATAGTCAGCACAGCGGCGGAATCAGCCAACTTTACTGTGGTCTGGATTTGGCCGGATCGGGCGAGGCGATGCTGGCTGGCCCGGATGGGCATGTGGTGTTGGATGAAAGGTGGTGGAACCCGACTACCGCGACCATTTTTTATAAAGATGGCCGCAAAGTCAGGCTGGAAGCGCCACCTGTGGGCTCGGGCCTGCAATATGAAACCGCCCATTTTTGCCATTTATTGACCACAGGCCAAAGTGAAAGCCCGCTAATGCCTTACGCTCACTCAAGAGCCATGATTGCCATGATGGACGCAGCCAGAGCCGGGCTGAGCCTGGTCTATCCGTTTGAAGCAACAGGCAGTTAA
- the metW gene encoding methionine biosynthesis protein MetW produces the protein MSELKTLRPDLQYIANWIPPQSRVLDLGCGDGELLAWLAAQKEVSGYGVEIDVNGVVGCVANGVNVIQSDMESGLSTFEDHSFDYVVLSLTIQAMHNIEGILQEMVRVGKTGIVTFPNFGFWENRWQILMGRMPVSETIPFEWYNTPNIHFCTVNDFAKLLNKLGLKIDHQLVLNQGEKVEFLPNLLGSLALVRFNKV, from the coding sequence ATGAGCGAGCTAAAAACTTTACGCCCTGATTTGCAATATATTGCCAATTGGATTCCCCCACAATCTAGAGTATTAGATTTAGGTTGTGGAGATGGAGAATTGCTGGCTTGGCTGGCGGCACAAAAAGAAGTCAGTGGCTATGGCGTAGAAATCGATGTCAATGGCGTGGTGGGCTGCGTGGCTAATGGCGTGAATGTAATTCAAAGCGATATGGAAAGTGGCTTATCTACTTTTGAAGACCATTCCTTTGATTATGTGGTGCTCTCACTCACGATTCAGGCCATGCACAATATTGAAGGTATTTTGCAGGAAATGGTCAGGGTGGGTAAAACCGGTATTGTAACCTTTCCTAATTTTGGCTTTTGGGAAAATCGCTGGCAAATCCTAATGGGCAGAATGCCGGTATCAGAAACAATTCCATTCGAGTGGTATAACACGCCCAATATCCATTTTTGTACCGTGAATGATTTTGCTAAATTATTGAATAAATTAGGCTTAAAAATAGATCATCAACTGGTATTAAATCAGGGTGAAAAAGTAGAATTCTTACCTAATCTATTAGGCAGCTTGGCTTTGGTGCGGTTTAATAAAGTTTAA
- the metX gene encoding homoserine O-succinyltransferase MetX: protein MQLSRSVGLVTAQKAVFDEPITLSSGAILPYYELVYETYGTLNADASNAILVCHALSGNHHVAGRYTVDDKNPGWWDTMIGPGKPIDTDKFFVIGLNNLGGCHGSTGPSSINPATGQPYGSTFPLVLVRDWVETQKRLADRLGIAQFAAVIGGSLGGMQALRWSITHPERIRHCLVIASAPKLTAQNIAFNDVARQAILTDPDFHGGDYYQHNTLPRRGLRLARMLGHITYLSDDGMGEKFGRLLRSGEYKYGFEVEFEIESYLRYQGDKFAEIFDANTYLLMTKALDYFDPARHYNNDLVAALSEAKAQFLVVSFTTDWRFSPARSKEIVKALLAAKRQVSYAEIESEHGHDAFLMEDAPYHAIMRNYMQRIAKEIAQ, encoded by the coding sequence ATGCAGCTATCTCGCAGCGTTGGTTTAGTCACCGCTCAAAAAGCGGTTTTTGACGAGCCAATTACTTTATCTTCCGGCGCTATCCTGCCGTATTACGAGTTGGTTTATGAAACCTATGGCACGCTGAATGCCGATGCGTCGAATGCCATTCTGGTTTGCCATGCCCTATCGGGCAATCATCATGTAGCCGGTCGCTATACTGTCGATGATAAAAATCCGGGCTGGTGGGATACGATGATCGGGCCGGGCAAGCCGATTGATACCGATAAATTCTTTGTGATTGGTTTAAATAATCTGGGTGGCTGTCATGGCTCAACTGGGCCTTCTTCGATTAATCCGGCTACGGGCCAGCCCTATGGTTCGACTTTCCCGCTGGTATTGGTGAGGGATTGGGTAGAAACGCAAAAGCGCTTAGCCGATCGTTTAGGTATTGCTCAATTTGCAGCGGTCATTGGCGGCAGTTTGGGTGGCATGCAAGCACTGCGTTGGTCCATTACCCATCCAGAGCGAATTCGCCATTGCTTGGTGATTGCTTCTGCGCCTAAATTAACTGCGCAAAATATTGCTTTTAATGATGTGGCCCGCCAAGCGATTTTGACCGATCCAGATTTCCATGGTGGTGATTATTATCAGCACAATACTCTGCCACGGCGTGGCCTGCGATTGGCCCGAATGTTGGGGCATATCACCTATTTAAGCGACGATGGCATGGGCGAGAAATTTGGCCGGCTATTGCGCTCGGGCGAATATAAATACGGCTTTGAAGTGGAATTCGAAATCGAATCGTATTTGCGCTATCAAGGCGATAAATTTGCCGAAATATTTGATGCCAACACTTATTTATTGATGACCAAGGCGCTGGATTATTTTGATCCGGCCCGTCATTACAATAATGATTTAGTGGCGGCTTTAAGTGAAGCTAAAGCACAATTTTTAGTTGTTTCATTTACCACTGATTGGCGTTTTTCTCCTGCTCGCTCTAAAGAAATTGTAAAAGCTTTGCTCGCGGCTAAGCGCCAAGTTTCTTATGCAGAAATTGAATCAGAACACGGCCATGATGCATTCTTAATGGAAGACGCTCCTTATCACGCCATTATGCGCAACTATATGCAGCGGATTGCTAAGGAGATTGCCCAATGA